The sequence TTCGGCAGGTCCTCGTTCTCCTTGAACTCGTCCACGCACGCCTGGAGGAGGTGGGAGACGCGAAGGCCCTTCTGGCCCTGGTCGAGGAAGGCCTTGATGGCCATCTTCTTGGCCCGGTCGACGATGTTCTGGATCATCGCGCCGGAGTTGAAGTCCTTGAAGTACAGGACTTCCTTGTCGCCGTTGGCGTACGTGACTTCGAGGAAGCGGTTCTCCTCGGACTCGGTGTACATCCGTTCCACGACCGACTGGATCATGGCGTGGGCGGCGGCTTCCTTGGAGCCGGTGTGCTCGGCCAGGTCGTCCGAGTGCAGCGGCAGGGAGGGGGTGAGGTACTTCGCGAAGATGTCCTTCGCGGCCTCCGCGTCCGGACGCTCGATCTTGATCTTCACATCGAGCCGGCCGGGGCGCAGGATCGCGGGGTCGATCATGTCCTCGCGGTTGGAGGCGCCGATGACGATGACGTTCTCCAGGCCCTCGACGCCGTCGATCTCGGCGAGCAGCTGGGGGACGATGGTGTTCTCCACGTCCGAGCTGACGCCCGATCCACGGGTGCGGAAGAGGGACTCCATCTCGTCGAAGAAGACAATGACGGGGGTGCCTTCGCTCGCCTTCTCGCGGGCACGCTGGAAGACCAGGCGGATGTGGCGCTCGGTCTCGCCGACGTACTTGTTGAGGAGTTCGGGGCCCTTGATGTTGAGGAAGTAGCTCTTTCCGGCGGGCTGGCCGGTGACCTCCGCGACCTTCTTCGCAAGGGAGTTGGCGACGGCCTTGGCGATGAGCGTCTTGCCGCAGCCGGGCGGACCGTAGAGCAGGATGCCCTTCGGCGGGCGCAGCTCGTGCTCGCGGAAGAGGTCGGGGTGGAGATAGGGAAGTTCGACGGCGTCGCGGATCAGTTCGATCTGGTCGCCCAGGCCGCCGATCTTGTCGTAGTCGATGTCCGGTACTTCTTCGAGGACGAGTTCCTCGACCTCGCTCTTGGGAACGACTTCGTAGACGTAGCCGGACCTGGGTTCGAGCAGCAGGGCGTCGCCGGGGCGGATGGTGATGTCCAGCAGAGGCTCGGCGAGCCTCACCACCCTCTCCTCGTCGGTGTGCCCGATGACCAGGGCGCGTTCGCCGTCCTCAAGGATCTCCTTGAGGGTGACGATGTCGCCGGCCCGCTCGAATTCCATGGCGTCGACCACGTTGAGCGCTTCGTTGAGCATGACTTCCTGGCCGCGCCGGAGGTCTTCGAGCTCGACGCTGGG comes from Streptomyces sp. Mut1 and encodes:
- the arc gene encoding proteasome ATPase, with the translated sequence MAAHDDDINRGTRPGRGSEDPAGQVAYLEQEIAVLRRKLADSPRHTRILEERIVELQTNLAGVSAQNERLAGTLREARDQIVALKEEVDRLAQPPAGFGVFLQANEDGTCDIFTGGRKLRVNVSPSVELEDLRRGQEVMLNEALNVVDAMEFERAGDIVTLKEILEDGERALVIGHTDEERVVRLAEPLLDITIRPGDALLLEPRSGYVYEVVPKSEVEELVLEEVPDIDYDKIGGLGDQIELIRDAVELPYLHPDLFREHELRPPKGILLYGPPGCGKTLIAKAVANSLAKKVAEVTGQPAGKSYFLNIKGPELLNKYVGETERHIRLVFQRAREKASEGTPVIVFFDEMESLFRTRGSGVSSDVENTIVPQLLAEIDGVEGLENVIVIGASNREDMIDPAILRPGRLDVKIKIERPDAEAAKDIFAKYLTPSLPLHSDDLAEHTGSKEAAAHAMIQSVVERMYTESEENRFLEVTYANGDKEVLYFKDFNSGAMIQNIVDRAKKMAIKAFLDQGQKGLRVSHLLQACVDEFKENEDLPNTTNPDDWARISGKKGERIVFIRTLVTGKQGADTGRSIDTVANTGQYL